The genomic segment GAAGAAGTATGCTGTCGAACGGATATTCGTAGGACATACCATCTTCGATGAAGTGAGCAGTTTTTATGAAGGGAAAGTATACGGAGTAAATGTCCGTAATGAAGCCAACCGATTGAAAGGAAGCAGCCGGGGGCTGCTGATTGCAGACGGCAAGTTGATACTGGTTTATGATGATGCGACGAAGAATAAAGTCATCAATAAATAGTATACACACACTTTGATAGGTAAAAGAGAAACTATATCTTCGTAAGAGATCAATTTTAATGTTACTTAACTAGAGATGAAAATTTCACAGATCTTAGCCAAACAAAGTGAGACCAAGGTTACCCAAGCTAAAAAGCTCGCGTTTCGGGAATTGGAAGAATTTGAGCGCAAAGGAAATTTCGTGGCTTACGTAGATGAAGGGACAGAATCTTACGATGTCAATATACAGCTGGATAAAGATATCATCGTCGGGCACTCCTGTGACTGCGGGCCCCGGGAGACTTATTGCATTCATCAGATAGCCATACTGATTGAACTTTCGGCAAATAGAAAGGAAAGTTCTAATTCAAACAAAGCTTCAAAAAGCTCCCAAAGAAAGAAGGTAAAAGAAAGTGAACAACTGTTATTAAGTGTCGAACAAGAGTCGCTGACTTCCTGGCTTCTGGAACTTTTCAAGACCAACAAAGATATTGAGTTACAGTTTCTGTTGAAATTCGGAAAAGATAAGCAGGAGTATCAAGAGAAAGATGTCGTTAAAATTTTAAGAGACGCCGTTGTGTCCGTGATCGGAAAGCGTAGGAAAGTAGAAGCATCCGAGGTTAAGAAGATCGTCCAGCTATGGGAAAAATCACTCATACCCTTTTGGGACTATTTAGCATTGAATATTGGAAATGAGAAAGTTATTGACCTTTTTTCAGCTGTGTACAATGGCGTTACTTCTATCGAATATCAAACCCTCTACACTGGAACACGTTTTAAAAAATTTATAGAGATCAGCAATACCAAGATTGCTATGTTTGTTGCCCAAATTGAATCTGACATCCAATGGGTAAAATTGACGGATGCTTATTGGAGCAAAATGTGGACGTTGGGTAATGAGCAGGGAGGGATGCTGGACTTACTTGTCCTGATGTATCAAAGTTCCAGTCCGGATCGCAAGCGTTTACTGAGTGTGAAAATAGAACATCTGCTCAAAGAAAATTTAAGGGAGGGTTATCATATGTCTCTACCCGTGGATGAGTTTTTTCTCGATGTGCTCATTGAGAATGATACGTTTGAAGCAAATATGGATTATTTTTTTCTCAGACATTGGGAAGCCAAATATAATCTGAAATTAATAGAAGCGGTTAAGCCGCTGGATCCGGAACGTGCCATCGCTTATTGTAATCTGGTCATAGAGTCAAATGCCCGGTCTGAATATAATGATCCATTTTTAGATATATTGGAAGAATTATATACATTGAGCGGTGACTTGAATAAGTTGGCGCAAATCAAAATGTATAAGTTTGGGGTATATCCAAATTTCACCGATTACGAATTTATAGTCGAGAATTCAGAAGACGAGCAAATGAATAAGAAGTTCAGGACGAATACGTTGACTATGCTACGCAACAGCATGAGCTATGATTATGATGCTGGTCAACTGTATTTTGACATACTGAAGCGAGAGAAAAATTACAGCAAAATGCTCGAAGCGATCGATTACCGCGTTGGAGCAAAGCTTTTATTGCATGTGTGGAACGATTTGTATGCATATGACAAGCTTAGATTTTTACGGGCAATGGCCAACTCTTTGCATATTGATTACCGGACAGATCCATCCGATCTTGAGCAGCTGATCCACAAGATTATGAAAAATTATGAAAAAGACGTTATTAAGATATTATTTAAGCCAAGTCCCGGCAGCAACTATCTGCGCAGTTTTAGAGCGATGGTATATAATGAATTAGAAGATAGGTGATTCACTTCGCTGGAATAGCCACATAACTCAAGGGGTTTCAGGTCGGGGTCTATATGCTTAGCGAAGTGTAGGCAGGGATATCCCACTTAATCGTTGAATATAATTGTCAATATATAGTTGCTTGTCCTTTGATTTATATTGTTGGATATAACGCGGATGATCCAAAATAGTCATTTTGCCAAACAGTTTCTGTTCCTGGTTGATCTTCGCTAGAAAGGTACCGTTTTTTTTGCCCAGCACAAATACTTCATCGGTTTCCAGTCCCATTTGAATATGTTGTTGTAAGGAGGCCTGCATAAAAGGCTTTACCATTTCAAAGAGTTTTCTATCGTCGTAGTAATTCGCGTTGATCCAATTGTCCGCTTGGGTATGTCTGACGATCGCCAGCGGGAAGGGGGAATTGATGTAAAATTGCTTGTAGAATACTTCGGGACCGCCATAGGCCTCAATCATATCGTACATGAATACAGACGACACTTCGTGGGTATGCGCTGAGTGCATTTTTATGCCACAGGAACTATAGAGCCTTTTGGTATCGGTGAAAGGTACCCCAGTTACGCCTGCGCCGTGTCTGCTGGGGTTAATGCCGATGATAAATTTACGCTTAACCGTGTCGTTATAGTATTTTTTGTAAAATTGCTCCATGACGGTTAACGTTTCCGGATTGTCCAGATAGGGATTGATGACATTAAAATCTGGAGGAAGATCCCCTTTATAATGGAGCTGTTTGTTAAATGAAATTACTTTTTCGCCAAATGTCATAGTGTATCCTTTATAGGCAATATAAGGCTTTTAGATGGGAATCAAGAATCCTGCCCGAGGAAATTGTAAAGCTTGTAATTATGCGGTTAGTGAGCTTTAATAAACCTTAATCAAAAAATTGTTTCAGTTGGCTGAATATAGTAAATTCAGTCAGGAGGGAAGTCAGATGTATTATATCTTCATATCATAGACAGCATTTAGCCGTGGTGAGAACGACATGAGTCCGTGTTGAGTCCGTGTTGGGTCCGAGTCAGACTCGGATAGAAGGCGGTAGCACAGCTGTAACGGGACGCTCTTATTCTACTATAAGTACGAATGAACCCAGAGGATGACCAGAACTATCTTTGCACCGTGACTGAATAGTGTTTACCGTACACGGACTAGGTAGTAGATGCTATAGTCATGACAGATTATTTGAGCGGCTTATAATCGAATATAATTCTTGGTATAATATGGATTTCCTGTTGATTTGTGTTGTTGAGCATGTAAGTGTTCTAAAATACCCTAGTTAGCGATTAGGCTCCTTTTGTCCGAAATCAAAGGCGAACATCGGATAGAGTGAATTAGCGATTGGAAATAAAAAAGGACGTCATGCAACGTCCTTCTTTATCCAGATACAAGGCCTTATTAGTGACCTTGGGTACCGTCTGCTCCATGGGAATGTCCATGGGATAATTCTTCCTCAGTAGCGGGACGTACCGTTAAGATTTCGATATCGAAGTTTAACGTTTTGCCTGCCATGGGGTGGTTTAAGTCTGCAACTACAACTTCCGGAGTTACTTCTGCAACGACAGCACGGAATTGATTTCCTTGGTTGTCCTGTAGAGGTAAAACTTCACCTACTGGCGGTAAACCTGTCTCTTTAAACATATCTACTGGAAGCTGCGCATATGCTCTGTCGTCTTTTTGACCGTATGCATCTTCTGGAGCCAATTCAAAGGAGATTTTATCACCAACGTTTAAATCTGCGATGTTTTCTTCAAATTTAGGTAACATCATACCTACACCATATAAGAAGTCCAAAGGTTGTTCTGCAGTTGTTTCTTCAACAAAAACCTTTTCACCATTTTCTACTGTGTGAAGTCTGTACGTCAATGCTACGACGTCGTTTGCTTTTATAGCCATCTGATTCTGATTTTTGGTCGTCCGGAGACCACCGTTTATTAAATATGATTTATTAACGCATTTATGGAATCCTGCGGAAGACTGCAGGTCTTATTTTTGCAAAGATATGCTTTTGTCTCCTTTCCGATTCTATTTTCCAGCAGTGGAAGGTTTTCTTCCGTACCGCCTAACACAAGTTTATTGGGGATGTAATGCTGATCCAGTTCCTTACGGAATAGCTCCGCTCGTTCACCGGTCAATGCGATTTCATTGATCCCATATATTTCTTCTAGCAATAATATTGCCCAATTTGAATAGGCCGAGCCATAAGTTTTGATTTGTGGAAACACATTGGCCAACAGCTGATCCGCTATGGCCGTATAATTCTCGTCATCAAAAAGGAGCCCGAGGCGCTTTAGTTGACGTCCCATGGTCGAGGAGGATGAGGGGATGACGTTATCCATAATCTCGCTTTTGCGGGCTATAAGTTCTTCGGCTTCTGAAGATGTATAATAAAATGTTTTTTGTTCAGCATCAAAAAAGAGGTCGATTGCTTTATCCGCCAGCTCTCGGGCAATGTGGAGCCATTGCTGATCAAATGTGGCCTCATAGAGCGCAATGAAAGATTCTATCGTGAACGCATAGTCGTCCAGGAATCCGTTTATCGCACGATTCTCGTCTTTCGGCTGATGTAATATGGTATGATCATCTTGGATGAGCTCAGTACAGATAAACGTTGCATTATGGAGGGCGAGGTCTAGAAAGCGGTTGTTGTCCAGGGTACGGTAGGCGTCTACCAGCCCTTTTAACATTAGCGCATTCCAGGTGGTCAATTGCTTATGGTCAAGTCCGGGTCGTACGCGCTGTTCGCGATAATCAAATAATTTTTTCTTCGATTTTTTTAGAAACTCTGCCCATTCGTCACCTGACATGTTGACTTTAGCAGCAAGCTGGTCTGCATTAATGGCGCATATGGGTACATTGATTTCTTCTTCCACCCAGTTGCCCTCTTCAGTAATATTGAAATATTGACAAAACAGGGGTGCATCTTCTCCTAGTACGTCGTCAAACTCAGCTTTTGCAAATGAATAGTATTTTCCCTCCACACCCTCGCTATCGGCATCTAATGCGCTGTAAAAACCATGGTTGGGTGCAAGCATTTCGCGTTCGGCCCAAGCTATGGTTTCCTCCATGATTCTCTTATAGAACGGATCCTTGTTTTGCTGATAAGCTTCAGCATACAAGGACAGTAGCTGTCCATTGTCGTAAAGCATCTTTTCGAAATGGGGGATATGCCAGTAATGATCTACGGAATAGCGGGCAAAGCCTCCGCCAATCTGGTCGTAGATGCCGCCAGAGCCCATTTTTTTTAAGGTGAAATGGACGTGGTCCAAAATAGACTGATCGTCGGTTAGTGAAGCATATTTTAAAAAGAAGGACCAATTGTTGGGCAGGGGAAATTTCGGAGCTCTTTTATACCCGCCTTCTTTTTTATCAAAGGTTTGCACCCATGGCTTCACGATGTCGTCAAGGTCCGTCTCAGTGTATTGATCGGGGATAGGCTGAATAGGTAGTTTCTCTGCCCGTTGGATACCGTTTTCCAGTTTGTTTGCATAATCGAGCGCAACCTCAGGTTTCTCTTCCCACATCTGCGCAATCTGCAGCAGGATGTTTTGCCAGTCATGCGGTTTAAAATAGGTGCCACCGTATATCGGCCGGCCATCGGGCAGGCAGATGCAATTGAGTGGCCATCCGCCGGCGTTGGTCATCAGCTGTACCGCGAGCATATATACCTGATCGATATCAGGTCTTTCTTCGCGGTCTATTTTGATCGGCACAAAAAAAGTATTCATGGTCTGGGCGATGGCCGTATTTTCAAAGCTCTCACGTTCCATCACATGACACCAGTGGCAAGCAGAGTAGCCGATGCTAACTATGATAAGTTTATTTTCATCTTTTGCCTTTTTCAGGGCTTCCGCTCCCCACGGCATCCAATCCACCGGATTGTGTGCATGCTGCTTAAGGTAAGGGGAATTTTCAAACTGGAGTTGATTCGCCATAAGACGAAGTTAGTGAAAAGCCTTCATAATGGAAGCTTAAATCTATTTTTAATATTTTGGTTCGGCGACTGCCCATCATCGCAATGGAGGCTGTTCCGCTTTCCCAGATAGCGATAAGTATAGAATAAATGTTTTTTATTTCTGTAAAAAGCATGATTGAAATCAACTATACTGTGGCGTTTTTCTTCTAATTGCGTTAATTAGAGTATTAAGAGATTCTGGGAGGCGTAAATTAGATTGATGGCGTAAAACTCCAATGAATTTTGATTACTTTTACACACAATTATATTAGCTTTATTGATACCGATGTCAAACGATGCTGACCTGCTCAAAAAGATAGCTGAAAAAGACAGAAATGCTTTTGAAGTTATTTATAAAGGCTATTTCCGTAGGCTATATGCATTATCTATTCGGTATGTGAGGATAGAGTCGGTCGCTGAAGAGCTGACAAACGATGTATTTATGATGCTCTGGGAAAATAGCAGGAAGCTACATATAAACCAATCACTAGGGGCATACCTCTCCCGTAGCGTGATCAATCTGTCGCTTAATTATCTCAAGAAGAATCAGCGTCTTTCGGACCAGAATCATAGTTATATCAAAGAAATCGATTTTTACGAGGATGCGGACGAAACAGATTTCGCTAAATTATATGAATCCAAGCTGCTGCTGATAGAAAGTGTTTTGGAAAGCCTGCCGCCCCAATGCCGTAAAATCATTGTTATGAGTAAGTACCATAAAATGAAACAGCAAGATATCGCAGACCATCTCGGTATTTCTATAAAAACGGTTAAAAATCAGCTGACCATAGCCTATGATAGAATCCGGATGGCTATGGCCAAACAGAAAACCTATTCGTTGATCGGCTTTCTATTTTTTTCATTAGGACTTTTTGTCCAGTTTATTATCTTATAGATATGGAAGAAAGCAATAACGCCAGATTCATTCCGTTCGACTTGATTCAGAAGCAGTTGGAGGGAGTTATTTCCGAGCAGGAAAGGATATTGCTCGGGTGCTGGATTGCTGAAGATTTGGAGAATGAGAAGTGCTACGATGAGATTATAGCGGTTTCTACCGACCTAAGCGTTCTGGAACATTACAAAAACGTTGATGTCAATCACCAATGGGACCGGTTTAATCCAAAGTTGGATGAGGTGGAGGATGCGTGGGCCGAACAACAACCTTCAGTACGTCGACTGCGGCAGCCCTGGACCATATTTACTGCCGCTGCTGTATTGCTCCTGATCGGGACTACCTGCTACCTGAACTTCGGCCGTTGGATGGGATACGAAGTTCGTCTGTATGGGACAGCAGCCAAAGAACCGTTTCTATTGCCCGATAGTTCGGTAATGATATTGGATCCGGGAAGCGAGGCTATATTCAATAAAAACACATTCTTGCAGCAACGGACAGTGAAATTGCTAAGCGGAAAAGCGCTTTTTGATGTAAGACACCTCAACACCAATTCCTTTGTCGTACAGCTTGAGAACAACTATGTACGGGACATAGGGACTTCCTTTGAAATCGATCTTCGGTCAGGAGATGTCGAGGTGCTGGTCACTTCAGGGACTGTTGCGCTTAGTGACGCAAAAGGCCATAAAGCCAAGGAGCTGATCTTATACAAGAACGAAAAAGGACTGTTTAAGAAAAAAACAGCTATGCTTTCAAAGATCGCGGCGGAGGCATCGGACGCAGGTGGGTTAGCACAGAAGATCAGTTATACCAACGAACGTCTGGAGAATATCTGTAACGATCTGAGCAGACGTTTTCAGATAAATGTCCTAGTAGTCGGCGACAGTCTGAAAGAACGTAAAGTAACCGTGTATTTCGAGGGGCAATCGCTCCATGAAATTGTTCAGATCCTTTCCAAGACCTTGAACCTCAAATGGAAATCCACCAAAATCGGATATAGTATCTACCAGTAGCCGTGCCAGCATTAAGATGAAGGGTATTGTCGTGTATCGTTTTTTCATTTTTTTTAGTCTGCTGATAGGTACGGTTTCGGAATCCGCGGGCCAGGGCAATATCGCTGAAATTTCCGTTTCCGTCGATACGCACAACAAACAGATCATCCAGATTCTGCGGGAAATCCAACGAGACTACGGCCTGTCGATGTCGTATGACGAACAGATCTTTGATAGTAATGTGATTTACGGACGTCTATTTAGAAATGCAAACCTCTCTGATTTGCTCAATTATTTATTGGCGGGAACCAAGGTAAGGTATACCTTCGTGAATAGAGCACTGATTTTTTATGCCGAAAGCCGACCCTTTACGTTAAAAGGTCGCGTAATCGATAGTTTGAGCGGCGAAAGCCTGATTGGTGCCAGTTTACTGATTGCCGGAAAAAATAGTAGTACGCTGACGAACAATTATGGATTTTATTCATTGACTTTACCATTGAATACTTACGATGCTGTCGTGACTTATCTGGGGTATTGTCCAAAACGTATTCGCGTTGTCCCAGAAATGGAAAACGATTATCTTGTCATCAAACTGGCTCCGCAGGATATGAACTTAAAAGAAGTTGTCGTCGATGGGGACTCCATCATTGGCCAGAAGCAACAGCAGGGGTTGAGTGAGAGAATTAACTGGGCCAGAGCACGAAACGCTTCTTTTTATAAGGGGGAAGCGGATATTATCAAGGCGCTTCAGATGCAGAACGGTATCAACGGGCTGACGGAGGGTGGAAGCAATCTTTTCGTCCGGGGTGCTGGCAAAGATCAGACCCTGATGCTGCTCGATGAAGCAGTAGTATACAATCCTTCACACTTCTTTGGCCTGACCTCGGTATTCAACTCGGATATTCTAAAGCATACTCAGTTTTATAAAGATGCGATTCCTGCAAATTATGGAGGACGTCTTTCCGCTATTATGGAAATGAGCACACGGGACGGTGATGTGCAGACGACACGTTTCTTTGGTGGGGCAAGTCTTCTGGTGGCACGTCTTGGAGCTGAGGGCCCGTTTATCAGACGGGGAAAGGGCTCCTTTTTGGTGACGGCACGGTCCAGTATCTCCAATATGTTTGACACAGAGTATCGTTTATTTCAACTTAAGGGTACTTATAGTGATTACAATGCGAAATTGAACTATACAATCAACGACCGGAATAAAGTTTACCTTTCGGGTTATATCGGACAGGATAAGGTGGTCGGGCTCAATAATAACACTAACCGCTGGGGCAACTGGACATCAACTTTACGCTGGAACTATATTCATAGCCCCCGTCTGTTTATGAATGTCTCAGCGATTCTGAGCAATTACCGGAACAAACTTGATGTGAGTAAGCCCGAATCTTCGGAAAACAGGATATGGTTGACACAGATCAGGGATGTCAGTTTAAAATCTGATTTTAGCTATTACATGGGGAGCGAGCGTACCCTAGATTTCGGGACGCAGGCAACCTTCCATCGTTTTAAACCCGGTGAAATTGAACCTGTGGATATCAGCAATGAGGAAAATATATTTAGAGCCCAGGCTTATGAATATGCTGGATATGCTTCTTTTAACTGGAAAATTGATTCGTCATTACGGATTGTTCTGGGTACACGTATGAATGCATTTTATAGTACCTCTTTTGGCCGCTACTACCTGTTGAACGGTAACCAGCATAAGGTGCCTGCAGAGGATGCAGATAAAAAGAAAGCTTTTTATGGGATAGAGCCGCGCATGACGCTGATGTATAGATTCGGGACCGCTTATAATATTCAGGTCTCATATAATCGCTTGTATCAATATCTTCAGCTTTTGCAGAATGACGAACTGGCCTTTTCCTCCCTCGAGGCCTGGGTTCCTGCCGGACAAAATATACGGCCACAATATGCAGATGCTTTTTCTTTCCGTTTTCATAAACGGATACATAAAGGATATATACGTGTGGACGGGTATTGGAAAAAAATGCACAATCAGGTGGAGCTGATTGATCATGCCCAGCTTATCCTTAACCCATTTATTGAGACGCAGATCAAGCAGGGAAATGGACGTATGTACGGGGTTGAATTTTCCCTGAATAAGAGGGCAGGGGCGGTTGACGGTACCCTATGCTATAGCTGGTCAAGGTCTTTCCGAACAATTCCCGGGATCAACAA from the Sphingobacterium thalpophilum genome contains:
- a CDS encoding SMUG2 DNA glycosylase family protein, which produces MTFGEKVISFNKQLHYKGDLPPDFNVINPYLDNPETLTVMEQFYKKYYNDTVKRKFIIGINPSRHGAGVTGVPFTDTKRLYSSCGIKMHSAHTHEVSSVFMYDMIEAYGGPEVFYKQFYINSPFPLAIVRHTQADNWINANYYDDRKLFEMVKPFMQASLQQHIQMGLETDEVFVLGKKNGTFLAKINQEQKLFGKMTILDHPRYIQQYKSKDKQLYIDNYIQRLSGISLPTLR
- a CDS encoding FKBP-type peptidyl-prolyl cis-trans isomerase — protein: MAIKANDVVALTYRLHTVENGEKVFVEETTAEQPLDFLYGVGMMLPKFEENIADLNVGDKISFELAPEDAYGQKDDRAYAQLPVDMFKETGLPPVGEVLPLQDNQGNQFRAVVAEVTPEVVVADLNHPMAGKTLNFDIEILTVRPATEEELSHGHSHGADGTQGH
- a CDS encoding thioredoxin domain-containing protein; protein product: MANQLQFENSPYLKQHAHNPVDWMPWGAEALKKAKDENKLIIVSIGYSACHWCHVMERESFENTAIAQTMNTFFVPIKIDREERPDIDQVYMLAVQLMTNAGGWPLNCICLPDGRPIYGGTYFKPHDWQNILLQIAQMWEEKPEVALDYANKLENGIQRAEKLPIQPIPDQYTETDLDDIVKPWVQTFDKKEGGYKRAPKFPLPNNWSFFLKYASLTDDQSILDHVHFTLKKMGSGGIYDQIGGGFARYSVDHYWHIPHFEKMLYDNGQLLSLYAEAYQQNKDPFYKRIMEETIAWAEREMLAPNHGFYSALDADSEGVEGKYYSFAKAEFDDVLGEDAPLFCQYFNITEEGNWVEEEINVPICAINADQLAAKVNMSGDEWAEFLKKSKKKLFDYREQRVRPGLDHKQLTTWNALMLKGLVDAYRTLDNNRFLDLALHNATFICTELIQDDHTILHQPKDENRAINGFLDDYAFTIESFIALYEATFDQQWLHIARELADKAIDLFFDAEQKTFYYTSSEAEELIARKSEIMDNVIPSSSSTMGRQLKRLGLLFDDENYTAIADQLLANVFPQIKTYGSAYSNWAILLLEEIYGINEIALTGERAELFRKELDQHYIPNKLVLGGTEENLPLLENRIGKETKAYLCKNKTCSLPQDSINALINHI
- a CDS encoding RNA polymerase sigma factor, which gives rise to MSNDADLLKKIAEKDRNAFEVIYKGYFRRLYALSIRYVRIESVAEELTNDVFMMLWENSRKLHINQSLGAYLSRSVINLSLNYLKKNQRLSDQNHSYIKEIDFYEDADETDFAKLYESKLLLIESVLESLPPQCRKIIVMSKYHKMKQQDIADHLGISIKTVKNQLTIAYDRIRMAMAKQKTYSLIGFLFFSLGLFVQFIIL
- a CDS encoding FecR family protein, with the translated sequence MEESNNARFIPFDLIQKQLEGVISEQERILLGCWIAEDLENEKCYDEIIAVSTDLSVLEHYKNVDVNHQWDRFNPKLDEVEDAWAEQQPSVRRLRQPWTIFTAAAVLLLIGTTCYLNFGRWMGYEVRLYGTAAKEPFLLPDSSVMILDPGSEAIFNKNTFLQQRTVKLLSGKALFDVRHLNTNSFVVQLENNYVRDIGTSFEIDLRSGDVEVLVTSGTVALSDAKGHKAKELILYKNEKGLFKKKTAMLSKIAAEASDAGGLAQKISYTNERLENICNDLSRRFQINVLVVGDSLKERKVTVYFEGQSLHEIVQILSKTLNLKWKSTKIGYSIYQ
- a CDS encoding carboxypeptidase-like regulatory domain-containing protein, encoding MKGIVVYRFFIFFSLLIGTVSESAGQGNIAEISVSVDTHNKQIIQILREIQRDYGLSMSYDEQIFDSNVIYGRLFRNANLSDLLNYLLAGTKVRYTFVNRALIFYAESRPFTLKGRVIDSLSGESLIGASLLIAGKNSSTLTNNYGFYSLTLPLNTYDAVVTYLGYCPKRIRVVPEMENDYLVIKLAPQDMNLKEVVVDGDSIIGQKQQQGLSERINWARARNASFYKGEADIIKALQMQNGINGLTEGGSNLFVRGAGKDQTLMLLDEAVVYNPSHFFGLTSVFNSDILKHTQFYKDAIPANYGGRLSAIMEMSTRDGDVQTTRFFGGASLLVARLGAEGPFIRRGKGSFLVTARSSISNMFDTEYRLFQLKGTYSDYNAKLNYTINDRNKVYLSGYIGQDKVVGLNNNTNRWGNWTSTLRWNYIHSPRLFMNVSAILSNYRNKLDVSKPESSENRIWLTQIRDVSLKSDFSYYMGSERTLDFGTQATFHRFKPGEIEPVDISNEENIFRAQAYEYAGYASFNWKIDSSLRIVLGTRMNAFYSTSFGRYYLLNGNQHKVPAEDADKKKAFYGIEPRMTLMYRFGTAYNIQVSYNRLYQYLQLLQNDELAFSSLEAWVPAGQNIRPQYADAFSFRFHKRIHKGYIRVDGYWKKMHNQVELIDHAQLILNPFIETQIKQGNGRMYGVEFSLNKRAGAVDGTLCYSWSRSFRTIPGINKGREYVANVDIPHVVKSSLSYDLNSFIHVNAYYTIHSGRPLTYPMGFTEYEGIVVPIYTNRNSHRMPLFSRLDVSCSLDLETKKQREKGRRSTLNIGVYNLFDRRNPLYYSFSEDDNGTPVVQQTSFSGLVPAINYAIRF